A region of Streptomyces halobius DNA encodes the following proteins:
- a CDS encoding universal stress protein, giving the protein MEENAAAQFERGTDGPKVIVVGVDGSDSSWRAAAYAAGLARRQASKLVLVYVQPVLPAGATMGAPVVDTTQEVADELIAEFRQATERLQGIYEVRWEFHTLRGDPYNGLVQMADELKADAVVVGASESAGHRIMGSVAVRLVKAGRWPVTVVP; this is encoded by the coding sequence ATGGAGGAGAACGCAGCCGCGCAGTTCGAGCGCGGAACGGACGGCCCGAAGGTCATCGTCGTCGGCGTCGACGGCTCCGACTCGTCGTGGCGCGCCGCCGCGTACGCGGCCGGGCTGGCCAGGCGCCAGGCGTCGAAGCTCGTCCTGGTCTACGTCCAGCCGGTGCTGCCGGCCGGAGCGACGATGGGCGCCCCCGTCGTGGACACGACACAGGAGGTCGCCGATGAGCTGATCGCCGAGTTCCGGCAGGCGACGGAGCGGCTGCAGGGGATCTACGAAGTGCGCTGGGAGTTCCACACCCTGCGCGGGGACCCGTACAACGGGCTGGTGCAGATGGCCGATGAGCTGAAGGCCGACGCGGTGGTGGTCGGCGCCTCGGAGTCGGCCGGGCACCGCATCATGGGGTCGGTCGCGGTCCGCCTGGTCAAGGCCGGACGCTGGCCGGTCACCGTCGTCCCGTAG
- a CDS encoding PAS domain-containing protein, whose translation MADGTAGEGAAGASRARGAAGPVGPPGGDGPGGPPDPAGPYAAGPWRNYFLILLDRIPTPIAVCHADGEVLIANPAMAAQWGAAPGRLRGRNLLDLFRPRAKEQLHRIAEAVRLGHRSRYPVEVHWRSASDGSEREGELTVDPVGDPSVRPPALLALLRVRDTAPPPAPRDTASPVEARILALAAGGATTASIGTALGLTVDGVNYHLTRLARRWRVQGRTALVARAYVLGVLAPDRWPPAPA comes from the coding sequence ATGGCGGACGGTACGGCGGGCGAGGGCGCGGCGGGCGCGAGCAGGGCGCGGGGGGCGGCAGGGCCGGTGGGTCCTCCTGGTGGGGACGGGCCGGGCGGCCCTCCCGACCCCGCCGGCCCGTACGCCGCCGGCCCCTGGCGCAACTACTTCCTGATCCTGCTGGACCGCATCCCCACCCCGATCGCGGTGTGCCACGCCGACGGCGAGGTGCTGATCGCCAATCCGGCGATGGCCGCGCAGTGGGGCGCGGCCCCCGGCCGGCTGCGCGGCCGTAATCTGCTGGATCTGTTCCGGCCACGGGCGAAAGAACAGCTCCACCGGATCGCCGAGGCGGTACGGCTGGGGCACCGGTCCCGCTATCCCGTGGAGGTGCACTGGCGGTCCGCCTCCGACGGGTCGGAGCGGGAGGGGGAGCTGACGGTGGATCCGGTCGGTGACCCTTCGGTACGGCCGCCCGCGCTGCTGGCGCTGCTGCGGGTCCGCGACACCGCACCGCCGCCCGCGCCGCGTGACACGGCCAGCCCCGTGGAGGCCCGGATCCTGGCGCTGGCCGCCGGGGGCGCGACCACGGCCTCGATCGGCACGGCACTGGGGCTGACGGTGGACGGCGTCAACTACCACCTGACCCGGCTGGCCCGCCGCTGGCGGGTGCAGGGCCGTACCGCGCTGGTCGCCAGGGCGTACGTCCTGGGCGTGCTGGCACCGGACCGCTGGCCGCCGGCTCCCGCCTGA
- a CDS encoding cytochrome P450: MIDTIALRTDEPAADNGIPVADISAAGLTTTPIQQAMDLARVHGPLFRRKLNDRETLFVSSLELVTEIADESRFAKGVSVVLEDVREFAGDGLFTAYNDEPNWAKAHKVLMPAFALGSMRTYHPAMLKVARRVMAGWDRRVADGTSLDVADDMTRMTLDTIGLAGFGFDFESFARDTPHPFVESMVRCLQWSMTKFARKPGADHSEEDAAFRVDADYLASVVDEVIAARTASGETGDDDLLGLMLGATEGGGAGDGPTLDLANIRNQVITFLIAGHETTSGALSFALYHLLKDPVALRMAQREADELWGDDPDPAPSFEDIGRLPFTRQVLNEALRLWPTAAAFTRQARADTLLGGRYPVRAGDLITVLTPMLHRDPSWGDNPGLFDPSRFSPEAEAARSPHAYKPFGTGERACIGRQFALHEATMLLALLVHRYRLIDHTDYRLRIKETLTLKPDGFTLTLAARTPEDRAATRAALAVLPGSATAAAPAADDGLPTRVPQGTGLLLLHGTNYGTCREFAERIADEAAGLGFATDVAPLDAQAGGLPGDRPVVIVAASYNGQPTDDAAAFVRWLNTAPDGAAAQVPYAVLGVGDRNWPATYQQVPTLIDDRLDALGARRLLPRAEADASGDLSGTVQEFTAALRTQLLTRYGDPAGAGASAPAVEETCYTVTEVAGGPLDALAARHDLVPMTVTEASDLTAPGRPRPKRFLRIALPESVSYRTADHLAVLPANTPAAVERAASALGVDLDTVLALHSAHPGRDTLPVDRPLSVRQLLTRHLELGSRPTPRQRAVLAAHNPCPPERLALETIAEDDPCTLIELIEAHPALRGALPWPTILELLPPLRIRHYSLSSSPADDPRHADLMVSLLPGGTGSTYLHTLRPGDTLLARVQPCRAAFRLDPADTTPVIMVAAGTGLAPFRGAVADRVAAGQTAPARLYFGCDDRTADFLHATELAAAEAAGAVSVRPVFSARPEHGHRFVQHRIAAEADEVWELLQAGARVYVCGDGSRMAPGVRAAFRELHGARTGASAQESERWLRELTASGRYMEDVYAASGGALRSA; the protein is encoded by the coding sequence ATGATCGACACCATCGCGCTCCGCACCGATGAACCCGCCGCTGACAACGGCATACCGGTCGCCGACATCTCGGCGGCGGGTCTCACCACGACACCCATCCAGCAGGCCATGGACCTCGCACGGGTCCACGGCCCGTTGTTCAGGCGAAAGCTCAACGACCGGGAGACGCTGTTCGTCTCCTCGCTGGAGCTGGTCACCGAAATCGCCGACGAGAGCCGCTTCGCCAAGGGGGTGTCGGTGGTTCTGGAGGACGTCCGGGAGTTCGCCGGTGACGGTCTGTTCACCGCCTACAACGACGAGCCGAACTGGGCCAAGGCGCACAAGGTCCTGATGCCCGCCTTCGCGCTCGGCTCGATGCGCACCTATCACCCGGCGATGCTCAAGGTCGCCCGCCGGGTCATGGCCGGCTGGGACCGACGGGTGGCCGACGGCACATCCCTGGATGTCGCGGACGACATGACCCGGATGACGCTGGACACCATCGGGCTGGCCGGTTTCGGCTTCGACTTCGAGTCGTTCGCCCGCGACACCCCGCATCCGTTCGTCGAGTCGATGGTGCGCTGCCTCCAGTGGAGCATGACCAAGTTCGCCCGTAAGCCCGGCGCCGACCACTCCGAGGAGGACGCCGCGTTCCGCGTCGACGCGGACTACCTCGCGTCCGTCGTCGACGAGGTCATCGCCGCCAGGACCGCGAGCGGCGAGACCGGCGACGACGATCTGCTGGGCCTGATGCTCGGCGCGACGGAAGGGGGAGGCGCCGGCGACGGCCCCACCCTCGACCTCGCCAATATCCGCAACCAGGTCATCACCTTCCTGATCGCCGGTCACGAGACCACCTCGGGGGCCCTCTCCTTCGCGCTGTACCACCTGCTCAAGGACCCGGTCGCGCTGCGGATGGCCCAGCGTGAGGCCGACGAACTGTGGGGCGACGACCCCGACCCCGCCCCGTCCTTCGAGGACATCGGGCGGCTTCCGTTCACCCGGCAGGTCCTCAACGAGGCGCTCCGGCTGTGGCCGACGGCCGCCGCCTTCACCCGCCAGGCCCGTGCGGACACCCTGCTCGGCGGCCGCTACCCCGTGCGGGCGGGGGATCTGATCACGGTGCTCACACCGATGCTGCACCGCGACCCGTCCTGGGGCGACAACCCCGGGCTGTTCGACCCGTCCCGCTTCAGCCCGGAGGCCGAGGCGGCCCGCTCGCCGCATGCGTACAAACCGTTCGGGACCGGTGAACGCGCCTGTATCGGGCGGCAGTTCGCGCTGCACGAGGCGACCATGCTGCTCGCCCTCCTGGTGCACCGCTACCGGCTGATCGACCACACCGACTACCGGCTGCGCATCAAGGAGACGCTCACCCTCAAGCCCGACGGGTTCACGCTCACCCTGGCCGCGCGGACACCCGAGGACCGGGCCGCGACCCGCGCCGCGCTCGCCGTACTCCCCGGCAGCGCGACCGCCGCCGCCCCGGCGGCGGACGACGGTCTGCCGACCCGCGTCCCGCAGGGGACCGGACTGCTCCTGCTGCACGGCACCAACTACGGCACCTGCCGCGAGTTCGCCGAGCGGATCGCCGACGAGGCGGCCGGCCTGGGCTTCGCCACCGATGTGGCACCCCTGGACGCGCAGGCCGGCGGGCTGCCCGGCGACCGGCCCGTCGTCATCGTCGCCGCCTCCTACAACGGTCAGCCCACCGATGACGCGGCCGCCTTCGTCCGTTGGCTCAACACCGCGCCCGACGGCGCCGCCGCTCAGGTGCCGTACGCCGTCCTGGGCGTCGGCGACCGCAACTGGCCCGCGACCTACCAGCAGGTGCCGACCCTCATCGACGACCGGCTCGACGCGCTGGGTGCGCGGCGGCTGCTGCCGCGCGCCGAGGCCGACGCCTCCGGCGATCTCAGCGGCACCGTGCAGGAGTTCACCGCCGCACTGCGCACCCAGCTGCTGACGCGGTACGGCGATCCGGCCGGCGCCGGCGCGAGCGCTCCGGCCGTCGAGGAGACCTGTTACACCGTTACAGAGGTCGCCGGCGGGCCGCTGGACGCACTGGCCGCCCGGCACGACCTCGTCCCGATGACCGTCACCGAGGCATCCGACCTCACGGCACCGGGCCGGCCACGGCCCAAGCGCTTCCTGCGGATCGCACTGCCCGAGAGCGTCAGCTACCGCACCGCCGACCATCTGGCGGTACTGCCGGCCAACACCCCGGCCGCCGTCGAGCGTGCGGCGAGCGCCCTCGGCGTCGACCTGGACACCGTTCTCGCGCTGCACTCAGCACACCCCGGCCGCGACACCCTCCCCGTCGACCGACCCCTGTCCGTACGCCAACTCCTCACTCGTCACCTGGAGTTGGGAAGCCGGCCAACACCCCGGCAGCGCGCGGTACTCGCCGCGCACAATCCCTGCCCGCCCGAGCGCCTGGCCCTGGAGACCATCGCCGAGGACGACCCGTGCACCCTGATCGAACTGATCGAGGCACACCCGGCGCTGCGCGGCGCACTGCCCTGGCCCACGATCCTGGAACTGCTGCCGCCACTGCGCATCCGGCACTACTCCCTCTCGTCGTCGCCCGCCGACGACCCCCGGCACGCCGATCTGATGGTCTCGCTGCTGCCCGGCGGCACCGGCTCGACCTATCTGCACACGCTGCGGCCCGGCGACACCCTGCTGGCCCGTGTCCAGCCCTGCCGCGCGGCGTTCCGACTCGACCCGGCCGACACCACGCCCGTCATCATGGTCGCGGCAGGCACCGGGCTCGCCCCCTTCCGCGGTGCCGTCGCCGACCGCGTCGCCGCAGGCCAGACCGCCCCCGCGCGGCTCTACTTCGGCTGCGACGACCGCACCGCGGACTTCCTGCACGCCACGGAACTCGCGGCCGCCGAAGCGGCCGGGGCCGTCTCCGTACGGCCCGTCTTCAGCGCCCGCCCCGAGCACGGCCACCGCTTCGTCCAGCACCGCATCGCCGCTGAGGCCGACGAGGTGTGGGAACTGCTACAGGCCGGGGCGCGGGTGTACGTCTGCGGCGACGGCAGCCGGATGGCGCCCGGCGTCCGGGCCGCCTTCCGGGAGCTGCACGGGGCGCGCACGGGGGCTTCGGCGCAGGAGTCGGAGAGGTGGTTGCGGGAACTGACTGCGTCAGGGCGCTACATGGAGGACGTGTACGCAGCGAGTGGGGGTGCGCTGCGCTCGGCTTAG
- a CDS encoding amino acid permease, translated as MRLRAGQGVLRRKPIEHIEEPEGAASQQLTRVLGLWQLTAIGVGGIIGAGIFTLAGTVANGKAGPAVLLSFLIAGVASAAAAFSYAEFAGLIPKAGSAYTYGYAVLGELAGWFIGWDLLLEYTAIVAVVAIGISGYFNFLLGELGAELPAWMLGAPGTGDGHRVDLFAALLCLLIAYLLTLGIKNAARFETVVVVLKVLVVLLVIGVGFFHIKSGNYEPFFPFGVTGAFTGAATVFFAVFGYDAMSTAAEESKDAQRHMPKAIVYSLAISMVLYVLACLVLTGMQNYTDIDPESGFSSAFKSVGLSGLADVIAVGAIIGILTVMFTFMLGVTRVWFSMSRDGLLPKWFAKTSPKRHVPTRVTWIVGAASAVIAGFLPIAEAAELTNIGILLAFVVVCIAVIVLRYKRPELPRSFRTPGMPVVPAIGVCFSIWLITFLQWQTWVRFALWFAVGLVVYFAYSYRRSEMAKAERENADAGDADAGDADAGDAEGR; from the coding sequence ATGCGGCTGCGCGCGGGACAGGGCGTATTACGCCGGAAGCCGATCGAACACATCGAGGAGCCGGAAGGCGCGGCGAGCCAGCAGCTCACCCGGGTGCTCGGGCTGTGGCAACTGACCGCCATCGGCGTCGGCGGCATCATCGGCGCGGGCATCTTCACCCTCGCGGGCACCGTCGCGAACGGGAAGGCGGGCCCCGCGGTCCTGCTCTCCTTCCTCATCGCAGGCGTGGCGAGCGCCGCGGCGGCCTTTTCTTACGCCGAATTCGCCGGGCTGATCCCGAAGGCGGGGTCGGCCTACACCTATGGCTACGCGGTCCTCGGCGAACTGGCCGGCTGGTTCATCGGCTGGGATCTGCTGCTGGAGTACACCGCGATCGTGGCGGTGGTCGCGATCGGCATCTCCGGGTACTTCAACTTTCTGCTCGGCGAGCTGGGCGCCGAACTGCCCGCCTGGATGCTGGGCGCGCCGGGAACCGGTGACGGCCACCGGGTGGACCTCTTCGCGGCGTTGCTCTGCCTGTTGATCGCGTATCTGCTGACCCTGGGCATCAAGAACGCCGCGCGTTTCGAGACGGTCGTGGTGGTCCTGAAGGTCCTGGTGGTCCTGCTGGTGATCGGGGTCGGCTTCTTCCACATCAAGTCCGGGAACTACGAGCCGTTCTTCCCGTTCGGGGTGACCGGTGCGTTCACCGGCGCGGCGACCGTGTTCTTCGCGGTCTTCGGCTATGACGCGATGAGCACCGCGGCCGAGGAGTCCAAGGACGCCCAGCGCCATATGCCGAAGGCGATCGTGTACTCGCTGGCGATCTCGATGGTGCTGTACGTGCTGGCCTGCCTGGTCCTGACGGGTATGCAGAACTACACGGACATCGACCCGGAGAGCGGCTTCTCGTCGGCGTTCAAGTCGGTGGGCCTGAGCGGCCTCGCGGATGTCATCGCGGTCGGCGCGATCATCGGCATCCTGACCGTCATGTTCACCTTCATGCTCGGTGTGACCCGGGTGTGGTTCTCGATGAGCCGGGACGGGCTGCTGCCGAAGTGGTTCGCCAAGACCAGCCCCAAGCGGCATGTGCCGACCCGGGTGACCTGGATCGTCGGCGCCGCCTCGGCCGTGATCGCGGGGTTCCTGCCGATCGCCGAGGCCGCCGAACTGACCAACATCGGCATTCTGCTGGCGTTCGTGGTCGTCTGCATCGCGGTGATCGTGCTCCGCTACAAGCGGCCCGAACTGCCGCGGTCGTTCCGTACACCGGGGATGCCGGTGGTGCCGGCAATCGGTGTGTGCTTCTCGATCTGGCTGATCACGTTCCTGCAGTGGCAGACCTGGGTGCGCTTCGCGCTGTGGTTCGCCGTCGGCCTGGTCGTCTACTTCGCGTACTCCTACCGGCGCTCCGAAATGGCCAAGGCGGAGCGTGAGAACGCGGACGCGGGGGACGCGGACGCGGGGGACGCGGACGCGGGGGACGCCGAGGGACGGTAG
- a CDS encoding GH92 family glycosyl hydrolase — MPWLRRTRSRTAGVMLAAALIGGALTAPAARADSPGGPLTDLVNPFIGSRNEGNTYPGAAVPFGMVQLSPDTGHTTGYGYDDDRIRGFSSVHISGVGCGLGGDLPVLPTTGDITETDYAKYAARYSHDVESARPGYYRVGLASYGGITAELTATARTGKQRYTFPATDKANVLLNTGQSLHKTVSTRVEVLDSRTIRTAITGRGFCQDTRPYTVYTITRFDRPFTSYGTWDGDTVTPGSKDSTATGRHGAYARFDTREDRTVEATTALSYVDAAGAARNLRAEGGRSFERTKAAANAAWERRLNLVRTQGGDKTLRRTFYSSLYRSFLAPNIGSDVDGRYTGWDQKIHRAEGFTYYQNWSLWDTYRTQAQLLALLAPRESRDMALSVLRIDKEGGWLPKWGYGTVETNIMTGDPVTPFLTNAYQQGLLRGHEEEAYAALKKNADGVPPPDSPAVGREANLQYMKHGFVPYIKGREHAKPGDSDFDHGASATLEYALSDAMLAQMARDLGHTADADRYAARAQNYRTIFDRSTGFSRARDEKGAFTGPADPAESEGFHEGTSWQYQWLVPQDLPGMLKLIGGKDRADERLDSFFAYEQLRKDPEKTAREVWVNGPYDYYNADKYNPQNEPDLIAPYTYLSTGRPWKTTDVVHAALTLFTDTPSGMTGNDDLGTMSAWMVLSSIGVFPVQPGTDSWGLSTPVFDRVDLTLDQHFYPSGRFTLTAPGTSDVDHYLQSVSLDGTHWDRTYLTTDDLRSGRELAFSVGPKPSGWGTGDGAAPPPVGSSAGEQQPDGRS, encoded by the coding sequence ATGCCATGGCTCAGACGCACCCGGTCGCGCACCGCGGGCGTGATGCTGGCCGCCGCGCTCATCGGCGGAGCGCTCACCGCCCCCGCCGCGCGGGCGGACTCGCCCGGCGGTCCGCTCACCGACCTGGTCAACCCGTTCATCGGCAGCCGGAACGAGGGCAACACCTACCCGGGTGCCGCGGTCCCGTTCGGCATGGTGCAGCTCTCCCCCGACACCGGCCACACCACCGGCTACGGCTACGACGACGACCGCATCCGAGGCTTCAGCTCGGTGCACATCTCCGGTGTCGGCTGCGGACTCGGCGGTGATCTGCCGGTGCTGCCCACCACCGGCGACATCACCGAGACCGACTATGCGAAGTACGCGGCCCGCTACAGCCATGACGTCGAGTCGGCCCGCCCCGGCTACTACCGGGTGGGCCTGGCGTCGTACGGCGGAATCACCGCCGAGCTCACCGCGACCGCCCGTACCGGCAAGCAGCGCTACACCTTCCCGGCCACCGACAAGGCCAATGTGCTGCTCAACACCGGCCAGTCACTGCACAAAACGGTCTCCACACGGGTCGAGGTGCTGGATTCGCGCACCATCCGTACCGCCATCACCGGCCGGGGCTTCTGTCAGGACACCAGGCCGTACACGGTCTACACGATCACCCGCTTCGACCGGCCGTTCACGTCGTACGGGACCTGGGACGGCGACACGGTGACGCCCGGGTCCAAGGACTCCACGGCCACCGGACGGCACGGTGCCTATGCCCGTTTCGACACCCGCGAGGACCGTACGGTCGAGGCGACCACCGCCCTCAGTTACGTGGACGCGGCCGGCGCGGCCCGCAATCTGCGTGCCGAGGGCGGCCGTTCCTTCGAGCGTACGAAGGCCGCCGCGAACGCCGCCTGGGAGCGGCGGCTGAACCTGGTGCGGACACAGGGCGGCGACAAGACGCTGCGCCGGACCTTCTACTCCTCGCTCTACCGGTCGTTCCTCGCGCCGAATATCGGCAGTGATGTGGACGGGCGCTACACGGGCTGGGACCAGAAGATCCACCGGGCCGAGGGCTTCACCTACTACCAGAACTGGTCACTGTGGGACACCTACCGCACGCAGGCGCAGCTGCTGGCCCTGCTCGCGCCGCGCGAGTCCCGCGATATGGCGCTGTCGGTGCTGCGGATCGACAAGGAGGGCGGCTGGCTGCCCAAGTGGGGCTACGGCACGGTCGAGACGAACATCATGACCGGCGATCCGGTCACGCCGTTCCTCACCAATGCCTATCAGCAAGGATTGTTGAGGGGGCATGAGGAGGAGGCGTACGCGGCGCTGAAGAAGAACGCCGACGGGGTGCCGCCGCCCGATTCACCCGCTGTCGGGCGGGAGGCCAACCTCCAATATATGAAGCACGGTTTCGTCCCGTACATCAAGGGCCGTGAGCATGCGAAACCCGGGGACTCCGACTTCGACCACGGGGCTTCGGCGACCCTCGAATACGCCCTGTCGGATGCCATGCTGGCGCAGATGGCCCGCGATCTGGGACATACGGCGGACGCCGACCGGTATGCGGCCCGTGCGCAGAACTACCGCACCATCTTCGACCGTTCGACGGGGTTCTCCCGGGCCCGCGACGAGAAGGGCGCCTTCACCGGACCCGCCGATCCGGCCGAGAGCGAGGGTTTCCACGAGGGCACGTCCTGGCAGTACCAGTGGCTGGTGCCACAGGATCTGCCGGGGATGCTGAAGCTGATCGGCGGCAAGGACAGGGCTGATGAGCGGCTCGACTCCTTCTTCGCCTACGAGCAGTTGCGGAAGGATCCGGAGAAGACGGCGCGTGAGGTGTGGGTCAACGGCCCGTACGACTACTACAACGCGGACAAGTACAACCCGCAGAACGAGCCCGATCTGATCGCCCCGTACACCTACCTCTCCACCGGCCGGCCCTGGAAGACGACGGACGTGGTGCATGCGGCACTGACCCTCTTCACCGACACCCCCTCGGGTATGACCGGGAACGACGATCTGGGCACCATGTCGGCCTGGATGGTGCTCTCCTCGATCGGGGTGTTCCCCGTGCAGCCGGGGACCGACAGCTGGGGGCTGAGCACACCGGTCTTCGACCGCGTGGACCTGACGCTTGATCAGCACTTCTACCCCTCCGGGCGCTTCACCCTCACCGCACCCGGTACGTCGGACGTCGACCACTACCTCCAGTCCGTCAGCCTGGACGGTACCCATTGGGACCGGACGTATCTGACCACCGACGATCTCCGCTCGGGCCGCGAACTGGCCTTCTCCGTGGGCCCGAAGCCGTCCGGCTGGGGCACCGGCGACGGAGCCGCGCCACCGCCGGTGGGTTCGTCAGCCGGAGAGCAGCAGCCCGACGGCCGGAGCTGA
- a CDS encoding dodecin — MTDRTYRVTEIVGTSQQSMDAAIRNGIERASDTLRYLDWFEVTQIRGHLVDGEIDHYQVGLKVGFRLEDVG, encoded by the coding sequence GTGACCGACCGCACCTACCGCGTGACCGAGATCGTGGGCACGTCCCAGCAGAGCATGGACGCCGCGATCCGCAATGGCATCGAGCGCGCGTCGGATACGCTGCGCTACCTGGACTGGTTCGAGGTCACCCAGATCCGCGGGCATCTCGTCGACGGCGAAATCGATCACTATCAAGTCGGCCTGAAGGTCGGATTCCGGCTGGAGGATGTCGGGTGA